One genomic segment of Trichococcus shcherbakoviae includes these proteins:
- a CDS encoding sugar MFS transporter gives MFSLLLAIIYFAFISLGLPDALLGSAWPTMYREFSVPVSYAGGIAMIIAAGTIVSSLQSDRLTRRFGTGKVTAISVALTATALFGFSMSHSFWMLCLWAIPYGLGAGGVDASLNNYVALHYSSRHMSWLHCMWGVGASLGPYVLTYALNGGNRWNMGYNYIAFIQVALTAMLLFSLPHWEKKRAPLSQGENREQGLNGKALSLQQIIRIPGAKEIMITFFCYCALEQTAALWASSYLVLHRGLSAETAAGFASLFFIGITVGRAISGFLTMRFNDASMIRLGQVLIVAGVLALMLPFGEMTALLGLMLVGLGCAPIYPCIIHSTPDLFGADRSQAIIGVQMAAAYVGILVMPPVFGLIADHITVSLFPIYLGVILFVMIMMHEALLKKKQASEVLLNVIEEP, from the coding sequence ATGTTCAGTTTGCTTTTGGCAATCATTTATTTTGCGTTTATCAGTTTGGGTCTGCCGGATGCGTTGTTGGGTTCTGCTTGGCCGACGATGTACCGTGAATTCAGCGTGCCGGTTTCTTATGCAGGAGGCATTGCGATGATTATCGCGGCAGGAACCATAGTTTCAAGTTTACAAAGTGATCGCCTTACCCGCAGGTTCGGGACAGGGAAAGTGACCGCAATCAGTGTGGCCTTGACGGCAACTGCTTTATTCGGTTTTTCAATGAGTCATTCCTTTTGGATGCTTTGTTTGTGGGCCATCCCGTACGGACTCGGTGCAGGTGGAGTGGACGCGTCATTGAACAATTACGTCGCTTTGCATTATTCCAGCAGGCATATGAGCTGGCTGCACTGCATGTGGGGAGTCGGAGCCTCGCTGGGGCCGTACGTGTTGACATACGCTTTGAACGGTGGAAATCGTTGGAATATGGGCTACAATTATATCGCGTTTATTCAAGTCGCTTTGACAGCCATGCTCTTATTCAGCTTGCCGCACTGGGAAAAGAAGCGTGCTCCTCTTTCGCAAGGAGAAAACAGGGAGCAGGGATTGAATGGGAAGGCTCTTTCTTTGCAGCAGATCATCAGAATTCCTGGAGCGAAGGAGATCATGATCACATTCTTCTGCTACTGTGCGTTAGAGCAGACGGCAGCACTTTGGGCAAGTAGCTACCTTGTCCTGCACAGAGGCTTGTCCGCAGAAACGGCTGCTGGTTTTGCGAGTCTGTTCTTTATCGGGATTACTGTCGGGCGGGCCATCAGTGGTTTTCTGACCATGCGGTTCAATGATGCCTCCATGATCCGTTTGGGGCAAGTTTTGATAGTGGCAGGTGTATTGGCCTTGATGCTGCCATTCGGTGAAATGACTGCGCTTCTGGGGCTTATGTTGGTTGGTCTGGGTTGTGCGCCTATTTATCCGTGCATCATCCATTCCACACCTGATTTATTCGGTGCGGATCGATCTCAAGCGATCATTGGTGTGCAGATGGCAGCGGCTTATGTGGGGATTTTGGTGATGCCGCCCGTATTCGGTTTGATTGCTGACCATATCACTGTTTCGCTATTCCCCATTTATCTCGGCGTTATCTTATTTGTTATGATCATGATGCACGAGGCCTTACTTAAGAAAAAACAAGCAAGCGAAGTTTTGCTTAACGTGATTGAAGAACCATAA
- the tadA gene encoding tRNA adenosine(34) deaminase TadA, with the protein MDELKEEYMREAIKEAEKAAAIGEVPIGAVIVWKGEIIGRGHNEREVTNDATTHAEMTAIRQANAFKQNWRLEEAELYVTLEPCPMCCGAILLSRIKKVYYGASDLKGGTAGTLMNLLQDERFNHQSEVERGVLEEECRTLLQDFFRALRKERKENSRKHLREHMQEENKG; encoded by the coding sequence ATGGATGAGTTGAAGGAAGAGTATATGCGGGAAGCCATCAAGGAGGCGGAAAAAGCTGCGGCCATAGGGGAAGTGCCGATCGGAGCGGTGATCGTCTGGAAGGGTGAAATCATCGGGCGCGGGCACAATGAACGCGAAGTGACGAATGATGCGACGACGCATGCGGAAATGACTGCGATCCGGCAGGCCAATGCGTTCAAACAAAATTGGCGGCTTGAGGAAGCGGAGCTCTATGTGACGCTGGAGCCATGCCCGATGTGCTGTGGTGCCATCCTGTTGTCACGAATCAAGAAAGTCTATTACGGCGCATCCGACCTGAAAGGCGGGACGGCGGGCACTTTGATGAACCTGCTTCAGGATGAACGCTTCAACCATCAGAGCGAGGTGGAACGCGGTGTACTGGAGGAAGAATGCCGGACGCTGCTGCAGGATTTTTTCCGGGCGCTGCGCAAAGAACGCAAGGAAAACAGCCGCAAGCATCTCCGCGAACATATGCAGGAAGAAAATAAAGGCTAG
- a CDS encoding helix-turn-helix transcriptional regulator, translating into MNNLNEKLKQLRIDGKFTQQQIADHLFVSRQAVSNWENGKNIPDLSTIILLSKFYDMSLDTLLKGEKEVIKRKKFLVKINFIDVVLITS; encoded by the coding sequence ATGAATAATTTGAATGAAAAATTGAAGCAGCTGCGGATTGATGGTAAATTCACCCAACAACAAATAGCCGATCATTTATTCGTCAGCAGACAAGCTGTTTCCAATTGGGAAAACGGGAAAAATATCCCTGACCTCAGCACCATCATTTTACTCAGCAAATTTTATGATATGTCCCTCGATACTTTGTTGAAAGGAGAGAAGGAAGTGATAAAGAGGAAGAAATTTCTAGTGAAGATTAATTTTATAGACGTTGTGCTAATAACTTCTTAA
- the tnpA gene encoding IS200/IS605 family transposase, translated as MGNKKYKSNHNITYSCTYHVVWCPKYRRKVLVGPVAARLKELIVETCTGLSVEIQEMEIMPDHVHLLLDIDPQFGVHKAVKRIKGVSSRVLRQEFKELTTKLPTLWSNSYFVSTVGGAPLEMIKQYIQSQKTSQRQ; from the coding sequence ATGGGAAATAAAAAATATAAATCAAATCATAACATCACTTATTCTTGTACCTACCATGTTGTCTGGTGTCCAAAATATCGGCGAAAGGTCCTTGTCGGACCAGTAGCGGCACGCTTAAAGGAGCTCATTGTAGAAACGTGCACCGGTCTATCCGTCGAAATTCAGGAAATGGAGATCATGCCAGACCACGTTCACCTCCTATTGGATATAGATCCACAATTCGGGGTTCACAAAGCAGTCAAACGCATCAAGGGAGTTTCTTCCCGCGTGCTGAGACAGGAGTTTAAGGAACTGACGACGAAGCTACCCACTCTTTGGTCGAATAGCTATTTCGTTTCCACAGTGGGTGGGGCACCGCTTGAAATGATCAAGCAATACATCCAAAGCCAAAAGACCTCACAACGCCAGTAA
- a CDS encoding DUF1905 domain-containing protein, giving the protein MEEKIVDNKEVELKYVSGKGAWTYHIEVPDTKQINGPWGSIKVKGTIDGYDFGVMNLMPLRDKNAIMSVNAKIRNSIGKGGGDAVVVTMWLLDAEEHM; this is encoded by the coding sequence TTGGAAGAGAAAATAGTGGATAACAAAGAAGTTGAACTCAAATATGTATCCGGCAAAGGTGCTTGGACCTATCATATTGAAGTTCCGGACACAAAACAAATCAATGGACCGTGGGGAAGCATCAAAGTCAAGGGAACCATCGACGGCTATGACTTTGGGGTGATGAACCTGATGCCGCTGCGGGATAAAAATGCAATCATGTCCGTCAATGCCAAAATCCGTAATTCAATCGGCAAGGGTGGCGGGGATGCGGTAGTGGTGACAATGTGGCTGTTGGATGCTGAGGAGCATATGTAG
- a CDS encoding IS1380 family transposase, which yields MATLHENTLKFNAKMTVTNTGGNLTTDAGLVLVKEFLHSIGFEQLMENELQFQDSRLSPTHSNESILEQLIFQLIAGYDTDASANILRHDPFFQQMLEKSTLAAQPSLSRFWDRISESPDALLQLQALNQAMLDKVRIQRNATEMVLDLDSTYCDTYGDQEEAAFNAHYQTIGYHPLVAFDGLTKDFLKAELRSGNTYCSNGAADFLNPLLEHYNQTVPVSTILVRADSGFAAPELYDLCEEKEHQYVIRLKRNLCLFKIAEEFVQVGDETEWSQREEHFYSTRYQAGTWKHDRRVCIRSVRAANELIFHHEFIITNLSNAVSAEQIYQTYWKRGTMENFIKEAKNGFFFDKTDSSHFLENAVRMMVSVLSYNINNFIRTLTFPEKARGLQIQSIRLRFFKIAGKLIHSGRRMMLKLSTHHVYQDEFFHILRQIQSLSW from the coding sequence ATGGCAACTTTACATGAAAACACTCTAAAATTCAATGCAAAAATGACGGTTACAAATACTGGAGGTAATCTGACCACGGATGCTGGTCTCGTTTTGGTTAAAGAATTCCTTCATTCAATCGGATTCGAACAGTTGATGGAGAATGAGCTCCAATTTCAAGACTCCCGTCTTTCACCTACACATTCGAATGAATCCATCCTTGAACAACTGATTTTCCAATTAATTGCAGGCTATGATACCGATGCATCTGCCAACATCTTACGCCATGATCCTTTCTTCCAACAGATGCTTGAAAAAAGTACATTGGCTGCACAACCTTCGCTTTCGCGTTTTTGGGATCGCATTAGTGAGAGTCCCGATGCACTTTTGCAGCTACAAGCGCTCAATCAAGCAATGCTGGATAAGGTACGCATACAACGTAATGCAACAGAAATGGTATTGGATTTGGATTCCACCTATTGTGACACCTACGGCGATCAAGAAGAAGCGGCTTTCAATGCACATTATCAAACGATTGGTTATCATCCGCTTGTCGCATTCGATGGTCTGACCAAGGACTTTCTGAAGGCGGAACTGCGTTCCGGAAACACATACTGCTCAAACGGAGCAGCCGATTTTTTGAATCCGCTTCTTGAGCATTATAATCAGACTGTTCCGGTCAGCACCATTCTTGTTCGCGCAGATAGTGGCTTTGCCGCACCGGAACTGTATGACCTCTGTGAAGAAAAAGAGCATCAGTACGTCATTCGGCTCAAACGAAATCTCTGCTTATTCAAGATAGCGGAAGAGTTTGTTCAAGTTGGGGATGAGACCGAATGGAGTCAGCGGGAAGAACATTTCTACTCGACTCGCTATCAAGCCGGCACTTGGAAGCATGACCGTAGGGTTTGTATTCGTTCCGTCAGGGCAGCTAATGAACTGATTTTTCACCATGAATTCATTATCACCAATCTATCCAATGCCGTCTCGGCTGAACAAATCTATCAAACGTATTGGAAGAGAGGTACGATGGAGAATTTCATCAAGGAAGCCAAGAATGGCTTCTTCTTCGACAAGACAGACAGTTCTCATTTCTTGGAGAATGCCGTCCGCATGATGGTCAGCGTCCTTTCCTATAACATCAACAATTTCATACGCACACTAACTTTCCCGGAAAAGGCCAGAGGCCTACAGATACAAAGTATTCGTCTTCGGTTTTTCAAGATCGCTGGGAAACTGATCCACAGCGGAAGACGCATGATGCTAAAACTCAGCACCCATCATGTCTACCAAGATGAATTTTTTCATATCCTACGGCAAATTCAATCCTTGTCTTGGTGA
- a CDS encoding Y-family DNA polymerase, with the protein MYETELIFDYAKEPSRDILCIDCKSFYASVECVRRGLHPLETKLVVMSYPSADPKERGSGLILASSPAAKKAYGISNISRARDLPFPYPPGLVIAAPQMRLYMQKNTEINTIYKKYADEANHHVYSIDESFVDITGAQKLFGKNSAYEMAKLIQADVLQTTGIYTTIGIGDNPLLAKLALDNAAKHQPDMIAEWRYPDIPDTVWKIPDMTDFWGIGKRTQLRLNQLGISSIHDLAHTNYYYLKSKLGVIGAQLYAHSWGIDRSFLGEKVKVSSKSIGNSQVLNKDYVVRSEIEIVLIEMADQVATRLRKSGAKTQLVSLSIGYSINYIDQLGRTGFHQQLKIPPTNASSELVAHILMIFDQHYKDQSIRNVGVGAGNLIYTDFLQLDLFQEPDEQVNEQKKDLIVDSIRKKYGFRSLVRAVSLLEGGRAIARSSLVGGHAGGMSGLEEGEENAERTKKKDG; encoded by the coding sequence ATGTATGAAACGGAATTGATTTTTGATTATGCGAAGGAACCCAGTCGCGATATCCTTTGCATCGACTGCAAATCCTTCTATGCGAGCGTGGAATGCGTGCGGCGCGGGCTGCATCCGCTCGAAACAAAGTTGGTTGTCATGAGCTATCCCTCAGCCGACCCGAAAGAGCGCGGCAGCGGATTGATCTTGGCTTCCTCCCCGGCCGCCAAGAAGGCTTACGGGATCTCGAACATCAGCCGGGCCAGGGACTTGCCCTTCCCCTATCCGCCGGGACTGGTGATTGCGGCGCCGCAGATGCGGTTGTACATGCAGAAAAATACCGAAATCAACACTATCTACAAGAAGTACGCGGACGAAGCCAACCATCACGTCTATTCGATCGACGAGAGTTTTGTCGATATCACCGGTGCCCAGAAACTTTTCGGGAAAAACTCGGCTTACGAAATGGCCAAACTCATCCAGGCTGACGTATTGCAGACGACCGGCATCTACACAACAATCGGCATCGGCGATAACCCGCTGCTGGCTAAGTTGGCGCTCGATAACGCGGCCAAGCATCAGCCGGATATGATCGCTGAATGGCGTTATCCGGATATCCCCGATACCGTCTGGAAGATCCCGGACATGACCGATTTTTGGGGCATCGGCAAACGGACCCAGCTGCGGCTCAACCAGTTGGGCATCTCCTCGATCCATGACTTGGCGCACACCAATTACTATTATTTGAAGAGCAAGCTCGGCGTCATCGGCGCGCAGCTGTATGCTCACAGTTGGGGGATCGACCGCAGCTTTCTGGGGGAAAAAGTCAAAGTCAGCTCAAAATCCATCGGCAATTCACAGGTGCTCAACAAGGATTATGTGGTGCGCTCCGAAATCGAGATCGTCCTGATTGAAATGGCCGACCAGGTGGCGACGCGCCTGCGAAAATCCGGAGCCAAGACCCAGCTTGTGAGTCTGAGCATCGGCTACAGCATCAACTACATCGATCAGCTGGGCAGGACCGGATTCCATCAGCAGCTGAAAATCCCGCCCACCAACGCCTCGAGTGAACTAGTGGCCCATATCCTGATGATTTTTGACCAGCATTACAAAGACCAGTCGATCCGGAACGTCGGCGTAGGTGCCGGAAATCTGATCTACACGGATTTTCTGCAGCTGGACCTGTTTCAGGAGCCTGATGAACAAGTAAACGAGCAAAAGAAGGATCTGATCGTCGATTCGATCCGCAAAAAATACGGATTCCGCTCACTGGTGCGGGCAGTCAGCCTATTGGAAGGCGGCCGTGCGATCGCGCGCAGCTCGTTGGTGGGCGGACACGCGGGCGGCATGTCCGGATTGGAGGAAGGTGAGGAAAATGCTGAAAGAACCAAGAAAAAGGACGGATAA
- a CDS encoding general stress protein — MTYTIQTSVHSIEECKRAVEELHKKGYTKEQITLVTNNASQEAILENWDLRGADSAIFSSHSLLEKVNNLFNLKQYEYFQKKTGTFPKGMDFIADRIAAIESGSIVIITKEADE; from the coding sequence ATGACTTATACCATCCAGACCAGCGTCCATTCCATTGAAGAGTGTAAAAGGGCTGTAGAGGAACTGCATAAAAAAGGCTATACGAAAGAGCAGATCACCTTGGTGACGAACAATGCAAGCCAAGAAGCCATCTTGGAGAATTGGGACCTTCGCGGTGCGGACAGTGCGATTTTCTCCAGCCATTCGTTGCTGGAAAAGGTCAACAATCTGTTCAACCTAAAGCAATACGAATATTTCCAAAAAAAGACCGGGACTTTCCCCAAAGGCATGGATTTTATTGCGGACCGCATCGCTGCCATTGAAAGCGGCAGCATCGTCATCATTACGAAGGAAGCAGACGAATAA
- a CDS encoding transposase: MAKSKTASFVVELGLVTHQNEQVVLDKRFKIAEKLYNKVLYHAQTQLTELYKNHRYQDVLAERRLSIKANDKNRVTACNKELQTIQKTFGMTEYALHAYIGRMREAYKKHIDSFTAQKIASAVWTSVSSLLYGKGKKVRFKKFGQLESLEGKSNATGMRFKGDRLEWNGLILPVTMRANDLFVQESLSLHRVKYCRIVRKAFKGGDQYFLQLVLEGIPPVKRNNNTGMPRRQPAPNAEVGIDIGTSTVAVAGDDGVILKELFPEGASYDHAIHLLQRKLDRSRRATNPANFTVDGTVKQGVKLTWVRSKNYMKIRFRLKDLYRRRAVALKEAHNKTANAILALGNQVYVEAMDFRALMKRAKETTVNKNGRFNRKKRYGKSIGYHAPAMLIAIVKQKAPQEGGALYEVDTFKFRASQYNHVNDTYIKKTRDERTTFVAGQLVQRDLYSAFLLKNSQPTRNETDRTKCSATFDTFMAHHDTCIQTLCQSTGRQSCNFGLRDFQLA, translated from the coding sequence ATGGCTAAAAGCAAAACAGCTTCATTCGTCGTAGAGCTGGGACTTGTTACACATCAAAATGAACAAGTAGTGCTGGATAAGCGTTTCAAAATTGCTGAAAAATTGTATAACAAGGTCTTGTACCATGCGCAGACGCAGCTAACAGAGTTGTATAAGAACCATCGATACCAAGATGTGCTGGCAGAACGCCGCTTGTCCATCAAAGCAAACGACAAGAATCGTGTGACGGCATGCAACAAGGAATTGCAAACGATCCAAAAGACCTTCGGTATGACGGAATACGCTTTGCATGCTTACATCGGGCGGATGCGCGAGGCGTACAAGAAGCATATCGACAGCTTCACCGCACAAAAAATCGCTTCTGCGGTCTGGACAAGTGTGTCCTCCCTTCTGTATGGCAAAGGCAAAAAGGTACGTTTCAAAAAGTTCGGCCAGCTGGAATCATTGGAGGGCAAGTCGAACGCTACAGGCATGCGCTTCAAAGGCGACCGTTTGGAGTGGAACGGGCTGATTCTGCCCGTCACTATGCGTGCCAACGATTTATTCGTTCAGGAATCCCTTTCCTTGCACCGGGTGAAATACTGCCGCATCGTACGCAAGGCGTTCAAGGGCGGCGATCAATACTTCCTGCAACTAGTGTTGGAAGGCATTCCACCAGTGAAACGCAACAATAATACGGGGATGCCCCGCCGACAACCCGCTCCGAATGCGGAAGTGGGCATCGACATCGGCACCTCTACGGTGGCGGTGGCAGGTGATGACGGCGTCATCTTGAAGGAATTATTTCCAGAAGGAGCGTCCTATGACCACGCGATTCATCTGTTGCAACGAAAACTGGACCGGAGTCGCCGCGCAACCAACCCCGCCAACTTTACTGTCGACGGTACCGTCAAGCAGGGTGTCAAGTTGACTTGGGTACGGAGCAAGAACTACATGAAAATAAGGTTTCGCTTGAAGGACCTCTACCGTCGTCGGGCGGTGGCATTAAAAGAAGCTCACAACAAAACCGCCAATGCCATCCTGGCACTGGGTAATCAGGTTTATGTGGAAGCTATGGATTTCCGTGCATTGATGAAGCGGGCTAAAGAAACGACCGTCAACAAGAACGGGCGGTTCAACCGCAAGAAACGCTATGGCAAGTCCATCGGCTATCATGCGCCGGCCATGTTGATCGCCATCGTGAAGCAAAAAGCACCCCAAGAAGGGGGTGCGCTTTACGAGGTGGATACCTTTAAATTTCGTGCCAGCCAGTATAACCACGTAAACGATACGTATATCAAAAAGACACGTGATGAACGTACGACCTTTGTTGCCGGGCAGCTTGTCCAACGGGATCTGTACAGTGCGTTCCTCCTGAAAAACAGCCAACCGACACGCAACGAGACTGACCGCACAAAATGTAGCGCGACGTTTGATACCTTCATGGCGCACCACGACACCTGCATCCAGACGCTCTGCCAATCAACCGGACGCCAGTCCTGCAATTTCGGACTGCGAGATTTTCAATTAGCTTAA
- a CDS encoding helix-turn-helix domain-containing protein, which translates to MLLGEKLKETRQNKGLSQSTVAEHLNISRQSISKWENNSSYPDLDNLVRLSEYYEISIDDLLKENQGLKTKIAENNFKIKDSQQKLDHIRSGYERDEGLALLIISLIGCLVTPLGILIAPIVLKRNKATNTFHRGVIMASVVCFLVSLWGGYALLSTIFHWGAPPTVEYMG; encoded by the coding sequence ATGTTACTAGGAGAAAAATTGAAGGAAACGCGGCAGAACAAGGGGCTTTCCCAAAGTACAGTAGCTGAACATCTGAATATTAGCCGCCAGTCCATATCCAAATGGGAAAATAATAGCAGCTACCCTGATTTGGATAATCTGGTCCGCTTAAGTGAGTATTATGAAATCTCGATAGATGACCTCTTGAAGGAAAATCAAGGATTAAAAACAAAGATAGCCGAGAATAATTTTAAAATTAAGGATTCCCAACAGAAGCTCGACCATATCCGGTCTGGTTACGAACGGGACGAAGGATTGGCTTTATTAATTATTTCTCTCATTGGCTGTTTAGTCACACCTTTAGGAATCCTGATTGCGCCGATTGTGCTAAAAAGAAACAAAGCAACAAACACTTTCCATAGAGGAGTGATCATGGCTTCTGTAGTTTGCTTTTTAGTTAGTCTTTGGGGAGGTTATGCTCTGCTCAGCACCATTTTTCATTGGGGAGCACCTCCCACAGTAGAATATATGGGTTAG
- a CDS encoding general stress protein, translating to MSKFVAGSYATVEAVETAVKGLLEKGHNETDLLLVTNSPDKKERLAKKTGIEVISETGHDENSGWKDLAPLYPSFDEEALYEPSPQHPYPQLSPEQEEEQERKMQGYFSELEEGNILIIVSEN from the coding sequence ATGTCAAAATTTGTGGCAGGTTCGTACGCAACCGTCGAAGCTGTGGAAACAGCCGTCAAAGGCTTGCTCGAGAAAGGACACAATGAAACCGATCTCCTGTTGGTGACCAACTCACCGGATAAAAAAGAGCGGTTGGCTAAAAAAACAGGTATTGAAGTCATCAGCGAAACAGGACACGATGAGAATTCCGGCTGGAAGGATCTCGCCCCGCTCTACCCGTCCTTCGATGAGGAGGCCCTTTACGAGCCCTCCCCTCAGCATCCTTATCCGCAGTTGTCACCGGAACAGGAAGAAGAGCAGGAGCGCAAAATGCAGGGCTACTTCTCCGAATTGGAGGAAGGGAATATTTTGATCATCGTAAGCGAGAATTAA
- a CDS encoding helix-turn-helix domain-containing protein, whose product MNQNELQQLFPEAKITTAASLGPAYFTLPFQNKWLHIPEHTLSGREKALLKQLLLNEAPTTSDIPKNPWAQFLLGQTTEIPIGLAQTQLLQFRLSYREEDAGSFDQTLWIDAFSQTLPLVRECFFLNGKSGVFILDSPEPYCIDEELAAVLDILDDDFSLRTELYLGQRWPVDARLPLLFEEERKIFAASRTLAKGSKIITLAAIALPYFISEAGTQNPVLQALQATIGSIDGTHELITAMWQNQGNLSKAAADLYLHRNTLQYRIDRFFNATGLALKSMDDLALAYLAIAAVTAPHTN is encoded by the coding sequence TTGAATCAGAACGAACTCCAACAATTATTCCCTGAAGCCAAGATAACGACCGCGGCCAGTCTCGGGCCCGCTTACTTCACGCTGCCTTTCCAGAACAAATGGCTGCATATACCTGAACACACGCTGAGCGGACGCGAAAAAGCTCTTTTGAAGCAGTTGCTGCTCAATGAGGCCCCGACGACATCCGACATCCCGAAGAATCCTTGGGCCCAGTTTCTGTTAGGCCAGACGACCGAAATTCCGATCGGACTGGCGCAGACCCAACTGCTCCAATTCAGACTCTCGTACCGGGAAGAGGACGCCGGGTCTTTCGATCAGACACTGTGGATCGATGCCTTCAGCCAGACATTGCCGCTTGTCCGCGAATGCTTCTTTTTGAACGGCAAAAGCGGTGTCTTCATTCTCGACAGCCCGGAACCCTACTGCATCGATGAGGAATTGGCGGCGGTGCTTGATATTCTGGATGACGACTTCAGCTTGCGGACCGAGTTGTATCTGGGCCAACGCTGGCCTGTCGACGCCCGCCTGCCGCTCCTTTTCGAGGAGGAAAGGAAAATATTCGCGGCCAGCCGAACGCTCGCCAAAGGCAGCAAGATCATAACGCTTGCCGCCATCGCGCTTCCTTATTTCATTTCGGAAGCAGGAACCCAAAATCCGGTGCTGCAAGCCTTGCAGGCCACGATCGGTTCCATCGACGGCACACACGAACTGATCACAGCCATGTGGCAGAACCAAGGAAACCTGTCGAAAGCGGCAGCCGACCTTTATCTGCACCGCAACACCCTTCAGTACCGGATCGATCGCTTTTTTAATGCGACCGGCTTGGCCTTGAAGAGCATGGACGACCTGGCCTTGGCTTACCTCGCCATCGCTGCAGTAACAGCTCCTCATACCAACTAA